From a region of the Streptomyces caniferus genome:
- a CDS encoding DeoR/GlpR family DNA-binding transcription regulator, with translation MYAPERQQEILRLAREGGRVDVLSLAEEFQVTAETVRRDLKALDRAGLVRRVHGGAIPAGRLDFEPDLAERDAVAADEKQRIARAALAELPGGEGGSGSGSVILDAGTTAVRLAAEIPLEAELTVVTHGLPVAARLADHPGLTLHLVGGRIRRRTRAAVDDWALRAYRELNADVLFLATNGFSLDGGLTTPDLAEAAVKRALIAAARRVVLLADSAKFGQQHFARFGELSDVDLLITDTGLSPDDALAIERAGTEVVRA, from the coding sequence ATGTATGCACCGGAACGCCAGCAGGAGATTCTGCGGCTCGCCCGCGAGGGCGGGCGGGTCGATGTGCTCTCCCTGGCGGAGGAGTTCCAGGTCACCGCCGAGACCGTACGGCGCGATCTGAAGGCGCTGGACCGGGCCGGACTGGTGCGCCGGGTGCACGGCGGGGCCATCCCGGCCGGGCGGCTGGACTTCGAGCCCGACCTCGCCGAGCGGGACGCCGTCGCCGCCGACGAGAAGCAGCGCATCGCGCGGGCCGCACTCGCCGAGCTCCCCGGCGGTGAAGGCGGCTCCGGCTCCGGGAGCGTCATCCTGGACGCCGGTACGACCGCGGTCCGGCTCGCCGCCGAGATCCCGCTGGAGGCCGAGCTGACCGTCGTCACCCACGGCCTGCCGGTCGCCGCACGGCTGGCCGACCACCCCGGGCTCACCCTCCACCTCGTGGGCGGCCGGATCCGGCGCCGTACCCGGGCCGCGGTCGACGACTGGGCGCTGCGCGCCTACCGCGAGCTCAACGCCGATGTGCTGTTCCTCGCCACCAACGGCTTCTCGCTCGACGGCGGCCTGACCACCCCCGACCTCGCGGAGGCCGCCGTCAAGCGGGCGCTGATCGCCGCCGCCCGCCGGGTCGTCCTCCTCGCCGACTCCGCCAAGTTCGGGCAGCAGCACTTCGCCCGCTTCGGCGAGCTGTCGGATGTGGACCTGCTCATCACCGACACCGGCCTGAGCCCCGACGACGCCCTCGCCATCGAGCGCGCGGGCACGGAAGTAGTTCGCGCATGA
- a CDS encoding sigma-70 family RNA polymerase sigma factor, which produces MATRAVARRQESSSGSGGAHSVRAVGGEIADRDLVGMYLDEIARTPLLDAAKEVELSQTIEAGVYAQQILDGEVTDGNAAGAGREELEALVEESAKAKDVFIRSNLRLVVAVARRYPRAGLPLLDLIQEGNAGLVRAVEKFDYAKGFKFSTYATWWIRQAITRSIADQSRTIRLPVHLVEELGRIRRVQREFNRENGRDPEPAEVAGELGSTPARVTDVLDWARDPVSLNMSVDDDGDTQFGDLLEDTSAASPEQSVLSLLRSEELEDLIDRLDHRTASIIKARYGIDDGRERTLTEVGKQHGLTRERIRQIEKHALLELKRMARDTGFDAAA; this is translated from the coding sequence ATGGCAACCCGTGCCGTCGCCCGACGTCAGGAAAGCAGCAGCGGTTCTGGCGGGGCCCACAGTGTTCGCGCCGTAGGCGGGGAGATCGCCGACCGCGACCTGGTCGGCATGTACCTCGACGAAATCGCGCGCACGCCACTGCTCGACGCCGCCAAGGAGGTCGAGCTGTCCCAGACCATCGAGGCGGGCGTCTACGCCCAGCAGATCCTGGACGGCGAGGTCACCGACGGCAATGCCGCGGGCGCCGGGCGCGAGGAACTCGAGGCGCTGGTCGAGGAGAGCGCGAAGGCCAAGGACGTCTTCATCCGTTCCAACCTCCGCCTGGTGGTGGCGGTCGCCCGCCGCTACCCGCGCGCCGGGCTGCCCCTGCTGGACCTGATCCAGGAGGGCAACGCCGGTCTGGTGCGTGCCGTGGAGAAGTTCGACTACGCCAAGGGCTTCAAGTTCTCGACGTACGCGACGTGGTGGATCCGTCAGGCCATCACCCGCTCCATCGCCGACCAGTCGCGCACCATCCGGCTGCCCGTGCACCTCGTGGAGGAGCTGGGCCGGATCCGCCGGGTGCAGCGCGAGTTCAACCGCGAGAACGGCCGTGACCCGGAGCCGGCGGAGGTCGCCGGCGAGCTGGGCTCCACGCCCGCCCGTGTCACCGACGTGCTCGACTGGGCGCGCGACCCGGTCAGCCTCAACATGTCGGTGGACGACGACGGCGACACCCAGTTCGGCGATCTGCTGGAGGACACCTCCGCGGCCTCGCCCGAGCAGTCCGTGCTCTCGCTGCTGCGCAGCGAGGAGCTGGAGGATCTGATCGACCGCCTCGACCACCGCACCGCCTCGATCATCAAGGCGCGATACGGCATCGATGACGGCCGTGAGCGCACGCTGACCGAGGTCGGCAAGCAGCACGGGCTGACCCGTGAGCGGATCCGGCAGATCGAGAAGCATGCCCTGCTGGAGCTGAAGCGGATGGCGCGTGACACGGGATTCGACGCGGCCGCTTGA
- a CDS encoding GNAT family N-acetyltransferase, with translation MLREQGEVQVRAGTEADLPALTDLYNHYIRETCITFDLEPFTPDQRRPWLLSHPQDGPHRLLVAQEATDRTKNPHNGPVPDHPGGALLGYATSSAFRPKAAYAPSVEVTVYCAPHAAGRGIGTLLYTSLFRALADEDVHRAYAGITQPNEASTRLHSRFGFRPIGTYTEVGRKFGRYWDVAWYQKDLG, from the coding sequence ATGCTGCGTGAGCAGGGGGAAGTGCAGGTCAGGGCGGGCACGGAAGCCGACCTTCCGGCCCTTACGGATCTTTACAACCACTACATCCGTGAGACGTGCATCACCTTCGACCTGGAGCCCTTCACTCCGGACCAGCGCCGCCCGTGGTTGCTCTCCCACCCCCAAGACGGCCCGCACCGTCTTCTGGTTGCCCAGGAGGCAACAGACCGGACGAAAAACCCGCACAACGGGCCGGTGCCGGACCACCCCGGAGGTGCCCTGCTCGGCTACGCGACCAGCAGCGCGTTCCGCCCCAAGGCCGCCTACGCCCCCTCCGTCGAGGTCACCGTCTACTGCGCCCCGCACGCCGCCGGCCGCGGCATCGGCACGCTGCTCTACACGTCCCTCTTCCGGGCGCTGGCCGACGAGGACGTCCACCGCGCCTACGCCGGGATCACCCAGCCGAACGAGGCCTCCACACGTCTGCACAGCCGCTTCGGCTTCCGCCCCATCGGTACGTACACCGAGGTGGGCCGCAAGTTCGGCCGCTACTGGGACGTGGCCTGGTACCAGAAGGATCTGGGCTGA
- a CDS encoding pyridoxamine 5'-phosphate oxidase family protein: MVEAVVPEFAGRVRERFAAYRHHVLASLRKDGAPRLTGLEADFRHGELWLGMMVGSRKASDLRRDPRFSLHANPGPGADLSHGDVRVSGRAVEVTDPATVARYAAAAGPPEPFHLFRAELTEAVRTYTEDACVVLESWAPGRPLRTIRRRSDDPALRVEWER, translated from the coding sequence ATGGTCGAGGCGGTGGTGCCGGAGTTCGCCGGGCGGGTGCGGGAGCGGTTCGCCGCGTACCGCCACCACGTCCTGGCGAGCCTCCGCAAGGACGGTGCGCCGCGGCTCACCGGCCTGGAGGCGGACTTCCGTCACGGGGAACTGTGGCTGGGCATGATGGTGGGCTCGCGCAAGGCGTCCGACCTGCGGCGCGACCCCCGCTTCTCGCTGCATGCCAATCCGGGGCCGGGCGCCGATCTGTCCCACGGTGACGTACGGGTGTCCGGGCGGGCCGTGGAGGTGACGGACCCCGCGACGGTCGCGCGCTATGCGGCGGCGGCCGGGCCGCCGGAGCCGTTCCACCTCTTCCGGGCGGAGCTGACGGAGGCGGTGCGCACGTATACCGAGGACGCGTGCGTGGTGCTGGAGAGCTGGGCACCGGGGCGGCCGCTGCGCACCATCCGGCGGAGGTCCGACGATCCGGCGCTCCGGGTGGAGTGGGAGCGGTAG
- a CDS encoding DODA-type extradiol aromatic ring-opening family dioxygenase → MSVIPVLYLSHGAPPLADDPWWPGQLAAWSAELPRPRAVLMVSAHWEEAPLALGATRTVPLVHDFWGFPERYYQVCYPAPGAPRLAERIRGTLRTAGLPVVDIPERGLDHGAYVPLVEMFPDADVPVLQMSLPTLDPRRLHEIGRKLAPLREEGVLIIGSGFFTHNLAALRHADGGTPAWSAEFDDWGRRALEAQDLDALFDFAHKAPAGRLAHPRTEHFAPLFVTLGAADAYGQLDAGRSVIDGFWMGLAKRSVQFG, encoded by the coding sequence ATGTCCGTGATACCGGTGCTCTATCTCAGCCATGGGGCCCCGCCGCTCGCCGACGACCCGTGGTGGCCGGGGCAGCTCGCCGCCTGGTCGGCCGAGCTGCCGCGCCCCCGGGCCGTACTGATGGTCTCCGCGCACTGGGAGGAGGCGCCGCTCGCGCTCGGTGCCACCCGCACCGTGCCGCTGGTCCACGACTTCTGGGGTTTTCCGGAGCGCTACTACCAGGTGTGCTACCCGGCGCCCGGGGCGCCGCGGCTGGCCGAGCGGATACGCGGGACGCTGCGCACGGCGGGCCTGCCCGTAGTGGACATCCCCGAGCGGGGGCTCGACCACGGCGCCTACGTCCCGCTCGTGGAGATGTTCCCGGACGCCGACGTCCCCGTGCTCCAGATGTCCCTGCCGACCCTCGATCCGCGCCGGCTCCACGAGATCGGGCGCAAGCTCGCGCCGTTGCGCGAGGAGGGCGTGCTGATCATCGGCAGCGGGTTCTTCACGCACAATCTGGCCGCGCTGCGGCACGCCGACGGCGGTACGCCGGCGTGGTCGGCGGAGTTCGACGACTGGGGGCGCCGGGCCCTGGAGGCCCAGGACCTCGACGCCCTCTTCGACTTCGCGCACAAGGCGCCGGCCGGCCGGCTGGCCCATCCCCGTACCGAGCACTTCGCCCCGCTGTTCGTGACCCTGGGGGCCGCGGACGCCTATGGGCAGTTGGACGCCGGGCGCAGTGTGATCGACGGGTTCTGGATGGGGCTGGCGAAGCGGTCGGTGCAGTTCGGGTGA
- a CDS encoding MarR family winged helix-turn-helix transcriptional regulator has translation MSNEPAAEPRWLSDEEQFAWQCYLHATTLLEDHLDRQLQRDAGMPHVYYGLLVQLSRAPRRRMRMTELAQNAKITRSRLSHAIARLEKNGWVRRENCASDKRGQNAHLTDEGMRVLEKTAPGHVTAVRAAIFDRLSPEQVGQLAEICQVMVEGLQPKGADLPWLR, from the coding sequence ATGAGCAACGAACCCGCAGCAGAGCCGCGCTGGCTCAGCGACGAGGAGCAATTCGCCTGGCAGTGCTACCTCCACGCCACCACGCTCCTGGAGGATCACCTCGACCGTCAGCTGCAGCGGGACGCCGGTATGCCGCATGTCTACTACGGGCTGCTCGTCCAGCTCTCCCGTGCACCGCGGCGCCGGATGCGGATGACCGAGCTGGCCCAGAACGCCAAGATCACCCGCTCCCGGCTCTCCCATGCGATCGCGCGTCTGGAGAAGAACGGCTGGGTGCGGCGCGAGAACTGCGCGTCCGACAAGCGGGGCCAGAACGCCCATCTCACGGACGAGGGCATGCGGGTCCTGGAGAAGACCGCCCCCGGCCATGTCACCGCCGTACGCGCCGCGATCTTCGACCGGCTCTCCCCGGAGCAGGTGGGTCAACTGGCCGAGATCTGCCAGGTGATGGTGGAAGGGCTGCAGCCGAAAGGCGCCGACCTCCCCTGGCTCCGCTGA
- a CDS encoding MFS transporter, with product MPETSTHVDPRRWKALIFIALAQLMVVLDATIVNIALPSAQQDLGITDANRQWVITAYALAFGGLLLFGGRVADLWGRKRTFVIGLTGFAVASALGGAAANQEMLLGARALQGVFGALLAPAALSLLAVTFTEAKERAKAFGIFGAIAGGGGAVGLILGGVLTEYMNWRWTFFVNIPFAVVAATGAFLVIREPAGSRNTSRLDVPGVILATLGLVSLVYGFTRAESDGWLAGPTLGLFAAAVVLLLAFVLVESKVKAPLLPLRVVAERNRAGIYASLGLAVIGMFGLFLFLTYYLQIVKGYTPVTTGLAFLPMIVGMITGSTQIGARLMTRVRPRLLMAPGFTVAALGMLVLTQIDLDTSYPALILPGFLLMGLGMGTAFMPAMSLATHGVQPRDAGVASAMVNTSQQVGGAIGTALLNTIAASATSAYATSHAAGARSLDLLKLQAMVHGYTTAIWWAVGILALAGVIAFTFINTGRPGGVRQVASSEDGEGAAHEDEVHVPVMAH from the coding sequence ATGCCTGAAACATCCACACACGTCGATCCCCGGCGCTGGAAAGCGCTGATATTCATCGCTCTCGCCCAGCTGATGGTCGTTCTCGACGCGACCATCGTGAACATCGCGCTGCCCTCCGCCCAGCAGGATCTCGGTATCACCGACGCCAACCGGCAGTGGGTGATCACCGCCTACGCACTGGCCTTCGGCGGTCTGCTGCTCTTCGGCGGCCGCGTCGCCGACCTGTGGGGACGTAAGCGGACCTTCGTCATCGGACTGACCGGATTCGCGGTCGCCTCCGCGCTCGGCGGGGCCGCGGCCAACCAGGAGATGCTGCTGGGCGCGCGTGCGCTCCAGGGCGTCTTCGGCGCGCTGCTGGCGCCGGCCGCGCTGTCGCTGCTGGCCGTGACCTTCACCGAGGCCAAGGAGCGCGCCAAGGCGTTCGGCATCTTCGGTGCGATCGCCGGCGGCGGCGGCGCCGTGGGACTGATCCTCGGCGGTGTGCTGACCGAGTACATGAACTGGCGCTGGACCTTCTTCGTCAACATCCCGTTCGCCGTGGTGGCCGCGACCGGCGCCTTCCTGGTCATCCGGGAGCCCGCGGGCAGCCGCAACACCTCCCGGCTGGACGTCCCCGGCGTCATCCTGGCCACGCTCGGCCTGGTCTCGCTGGTCTACGGGTTCACCCGGGCCGAGTCCGACGGCTGGCTGGCCGGTCCGACCCTCGGCCTGTTCGCCGCTGCGGTCGTCCTGCTGCTGGCGTTCGTGCTGGTCGAGTCCAAGGTGAAGGCCCCGCTGCTGCCGCTGCGGGTGGTCGCGGAGCGGAACCGGGCCGGCATCTACGCGTCGCTGGGTCTGGCCGTGATCGGCATGTTCGGTCTCTTCCTCTTCCTGACCTACTACCTGCAGATCGTGAAGGGCTACACGCCGGTCACGACCGGTCTGGCCTTCCTGCCGATGATCGTCGGCATGATCACCGGATCGACGCAGATCGGTGCCCGGCTGATGACCAGGGTCCGCCCGCGGCTGCTGATGGCGCCGGGCTTCACGGTCGCCGCGCTCGGCATGCTCGTGCTGACCCAGATCGACCTCGACACGTCCTACCCGGCGCTGATCCTGCCCGGCTTCCTGCTGATGGGGCTCGGCATGGGTACGGCGTTCATGCCGGCCATGTCGCTGGCCACGCACGGGGTGCAGCCGCGGGACGCCGGTGTCGCCTCCGCGATGGTCAACACCTCGCAGCAGGTGGGCGGTGCGATCGGTACGGCGCTGCTGAACACCATCGCGGCCAGTGCCACCAGCGCGTACGCCACGTCGCATGCGGCCGGTGCGCGCTCGCTGGATCTGCTCAAGCTCCAGGCGATGGTGCACGGCTACACCACCGCCATCTGGTGGGCGGTCGGCATCCTGGCCCTGGCGGGCGTGATCGCCTTCACCTTCATCAACACCGGGCGGCCGGGGGGCGTTCGGCAGGTGGCCTCGTCGGAGGACGGCGAGGGTGCGGCCCACGAGGACGAGGTGCACGTCCCGGTGATGGCGCACTGA
- a CDS encoding TetR/AcrR family transcriptional regulator, which yields MTAVTACAKTEGKGQQPRLRADALRNRERIVAAARETMVEFGPEVPLDEIARRAGVGNATLYRHFADRPELIHHVTLAVMSRTADRAESALAEESDAFQALRRFVHAAVEERIGALCPLLSDGVDRDHPDLVAARDRLEAAVEAVMGAARASGQLRTDIAVGDLMVALTQLTRPLPGSSCTNFDQFVHRHLQLFLDGLQAPARSELPGVAATLDDLRRRS from the coding sequence GTGACCGCCGTTACCGCATGCGCGAAGACCGAGGGGAAGGGGCAGCAGCCCCGTCTGCGGGCCGATGCGCTGCGCAACCGGGAGCGGATCGTTGCCGCCGCCCGCGAGACGATGGTCGAGTTCGGGCCCGAGGTGCCGCTCGATGAAATCGCTCGACGTGCGGGTGTCGGCAATGCGACGCTCTATCGTCACTTCGCGGATCGCCCGGAGTTGATCCACCACGTCACGCTCGCCGTCATGTCCCGTACCGCGGACCGCGCGGAGAGTGCCCTTGCGGAGGAGTCCGATGCTTTTCAAGCGCTGAGGCGCTTTGTCCACGCCGCGGTGGAGGAGCGGATCGGGGCCCTGTGCCCGTTGCTCTCCGACGGCGTCGACCGCGACCACCCCGATCTGGTCGCGGCGCGCGACCGCCTGGAGGCGGCCGTCGAGGCCGTGATGGGTGCCGCGCGCGCCAGCGGCCAGCTGCGCACCGACATCGCCGTCGGTGATCTGATGGTCGCGCTCACGCAGCTCACCCGGCCGCTGCCGGGCAGCAGCTGTACGAACTTCGATCAGTTCGTGCACCGTCATCTGCAGCTGTTCCTGGACGGCCTGCAGGCGCCGGCCCGTTCCGAACTTCCCGGAGTCGCGGCCACCTTGGACGACCTGAGGCGCCGCTCGTAG